In Zingiber officinale cultivar Zhangliang chromosome 8B, Zo_v1.1, whole genome shotgun sequence, a single genomic region encodes these proteins:
- the LOC122015187 gene encoding uncharacterized protein At2g33490-like codes for MKSPLRMFRGMKVNKVESKEVKQQRRPSTKPDELIRAMQDMHEMRSCYDSLLSAAATTANNAHEFSEALEELGTCLLQKTALNDDEDSGRALMMMGKAQFELQKHFDSYRSHILHTMDKPSRSLLGEIENVEEMKHLCDDRRETYRNIEVASGGKGRSCHFQEKTSTKELLEAKVNYEDEAARFVFRVKSLKRGQFQSLLTQATRHHAAQISFFRNGLKALEMVESQVKAVADRHHIDYSVSDLEDDNDDDTYGSDDEGLSFNFQKSFQEQNVVYISGNYIEEKTCKSQSGMHKSNLRTHISQSAPIFANKKLDSSEKIETLPAVRKFHAYVLPTPHNDRNLNPSPHTAPSLETPTPNDRSPGPRTTAAHPSSHTTPLETKASQSPKKSEFLGTTKSSRNATTTGNRIYSGPIWMPSDFSEKPSGPPFNRHEAYAANKLNRHAFFSGPLTNQPVSNKPIVSPQYRHSTEFPHPVSSASQQMPKPKSSISPNVASRTLPPVTSLKISELHELPRPPISSEKATGPSSFIGYSGPLVSRAKNNMMSSRPSSVHPLPNSLGEMSRSFSNPSNSRRIPVFAMSKLLEIPQNPVRIEEITSPPPTHLPSMTMLPVLTTS; via the exons GATATGCATGAGATGCGAAGCTGCTATGATAGTTTACTGTCTGCAGCAGCTACAACTGCAAATAATGCGCATG AATTTTCTGAGGCACTGGAGGAACTGGGCACATGTTTACTTCAGAAAACTGCACTGAATGATGATGAAGACAGTG GTAGGGCTTTGATGATGATGGGAAAAGCACAGTTTGAGCTGCAGAAACATTTCGATTCTTAT CGCTCTCATATCTTGCATACAATGGATAAGCCATCAAGGTCCCTTCTTGGTGAGATTGAAAATGTAGAG GAAATGAAACACTTATGCGATGATAGAAG AGAGACTTATAGAAACATAGAAGTGGCAAGTGGAGGAAAAGGGAGGTCATGTCATTTCCAAGAAAAAACCTCAACAAAGGAATTGCTTGAAGCTAAGGTTAATTATGAAGACGAGGCAGCTCGGTTTGTCTTTCGGGTAAAATCATTAAAGAGAGGtcaatttcaaagtcttttgactCAGGCTACTCGCCATCATGCTGCACAG ATAAGTTTCTTCAGGAACGGACTTAAGGCCCTTGAAATGGTTGAATCACAAGTTAAAGCAGTTGCTGACCGACATCATATTGATTACAGTGTCAGTGATCTTGAAGATGACAATGATGATGACACTTATGGCAGTGATGATGAgggattaagttttaattttcaaaaaagttTCCAAGAACAGAATGTTGTTTATATATCTGGAAACTATATAGAG GAAAAGACTTGCAAAAGCCAATCGGGCATGCACAAATCCAATTTGAGGACACATATCAGCCAATCAGCACCCATTTTTGCTAATAAGAAGCTTGATTCATCTGAGAAGATAGAAACATTGCCCGCAGTGAGGAAGTTTCACGCTTATGTTTTGCCTACGCCGCATAATGATAGGAACCTAAATCCAAGTCCTCATACTGCTCCCTCTCTAGAAACACCTACACCAAATGATAGAAGTCCAGGTCCTCGGACTACTGCTGCACATCCAAGTTCTCATACTACTCCCCTAGAAACAAAGGCTAGTCAGTCACCTAAGAAAAGTGAGTTTTTGGGCACAACCAAGTCATCAAGGAATGCAACAACTACAGGGAACAGAATTTATAGTGGGCCCATCTGGATGCCATCTGATTTCTCAGAGAAGCCATCAGGCCCACCATTTAATAGACATGAAGCATATGCTGCTAATAAGTTGAACCGGCATGCCTTCTTCTCTGGCCCTTTAACAAACCAGCCAGTCTCTAACAAGCCCATTGTTTCCCCTCAATATAGACACTCAACAGAATTTCCTCATCCAGTCTCTTCGGCATCTCAGCAGATGCCAAAACCTAAATCATCTATATCCCCAAATGTGGCTTCCAGAACCTTGCCTCCTGTAACATCTCTTAAAATCAGTGAGCTTCACGAGCTTCCTAGGCCACCAATTAGTTCGGAGAAGGCAACAGGGCCATCCAGTTTTATCGGCTATTCTGGTCCCTTGGTCTCTAGAGCAAAAAATAATATGATGTCATCTCGTCCAAGTAGTGTGCATCCACTGCCAAATTCTCTTGGAGAAATGAGCCGCAGTTTCTCAAATCCTTCTAATAGCCGAAGAATACCAGTATTTGCTATGTCCAAGTTGTTGGAGATTCCTCAGAATCCAGTCAGAATCGAGGAGATCACTTCGCCACCTCCAACGCATTTACCCTCAATGACTATGCTTCCAGTATTGACAACATCATAG
- the LOC122017798 gene encoding vegetative cell wall protein gp1-like produces the protein MNPGSFVILLSLFFTKSLCRESDPSAISNVTVIGTVFCDACASNNFSEQSYFLEGVRVRVRCRLRVNSTSAGEMSFTGERITDKFGMYRLEIPAVDGFECREGRDLESSCRASLLESPSLVCNVPGLSSSGEHFAVRSGEGNACLYNLNALTYRPPKKDASLCGDDDGGERRQGSSGNTSLFFWPPYRFPWPFAPPWPFPFPSPPSLPWPFTPPPSFPWPFAPPSPSFPWPFAPPPPTFPFPFPPVPPFFPTPPPPAFPFPPFTPFPPFFAPPSPPPPAPLFPFPPFAPIPPLFPPPSPPPPPPPTFPFPFPPLTPAPPAVAPPPVPPPPFFPFPPFPPFTPSPPTVLPPPPPPPPSLPFPFPPFPPFIPTPPTVMPPPPPPPSPPPPTFPFPFPPFPFPPPSPPPPT, from the exons ATGAATCCAGGAAGCTTCGTCATCCTCTTGTCGTTGTTCTTCACCAAGTCTCTGTGCCGTGAATCCGATCCGAGCGCCATCTCGAATGTCACTGTGATCGGCACAGTCTTCTGCGATGCCTGCGCCAGCAACAATTTCTCCGAGCAGAGTTACTTCTTAGAAG GTGTTAGAGTGAGAGTGCGATGCAGGCTGAGGGTGAACTCGACGAGCGCAGGGGAGATGAGCTTCACCGGAGAGAGGATTACAGACAAATTTGGCATGTACAGGCTCGAAATCCCGGCGGTGGATGGGTTTGAGTGCAGAGAAGGCCGGGATTTGGAGTCCTCCTGCCGAGCGAGCCTGCTCGAGAGCCCGTCGCTCGTTTGCAATGTCCCTGGTTTGAGCAGCTCCGGCGAGCACTTTGCTGTCAGATCCGGCGAGGGGAATGCGTGCCTTTACAATCTGAACGCCCTGACTTACCGGCCGCCGAAGAAAGATGCGAGCTTGTGCGGAGATGACGATGGCGGCGAGCGACGGCAGGGGAGCTCCGGGAACACCTCTTTGTTCTTTTGGCCCCCTTACAGGTTCCCGTGGCCGTTCGCCCCGCCTTGGCCCTTCCCCTTCCCGAGCCCGCCGTCGCTTCCGTGGCCGTTCACGCCGCCGCCGTCATTCCCGTGGCCCTTCGCGCCGCCATCGCCTTCGTTCCCGTGGCCGTTCGCGCCGCCTCCGCCgacctttcctttccccttcccGCCGGTGCCTCCGTTCTTCCCGACGCCGCCTCCGCCGGCTTTCCCGTTCCCTCCTTTCACCCCCTTTCCTCCGTTCTTTGCTCCGCCTTCGCCGCCGCCGCCCGCCCCTTTGTTCCCTTTTCCTCCATTTGCTCCCATCCCGCCGTTGTTTCCGCCACCCTCACCTCCACCGCCACCGCCTCCGACGTTTCCCTTTCCGTTCCCTCCTCTTACTCCCGCTCCACCGGCTGTCGCGCCACCACCTGTACCGCCTCCCCCATTCTTCCCTTTCCCACCCTTTCCACCCTTTACTCCCTCCCCACCTACAGTACTGCCTCCACCTCCGCCGCCACCTCCATCATTACCTTTTCCGTTTCCACCATTCCCTCCATTTATTCCCACCCCACCGACAGTTATGCCACCGCCTCCACCTCCGCCATCTCCTCCACCTCCAACTTTTCCTTTCCCATTCCCGCCCTTCCCATTTCCTCCGCCATCGCCACCTCCACCAACTTGA